The genomic DNA ACagaaattaatacaatatttttcaattgctgcatTTGCAATCGAATGTCAACGAGCGGATGAGCCTATTGCGATTTGCGACAACTGGGGGCTAGGAGGATCTGGAGCTTTCTGGTTTGGTAATTGCATTCCTGGCCCACTgacagttttttgtttatccCTTGGCAAGGCACGATACATTATAAATACctgacatttttactatttttgtctagtgtttgtgtttttactattttggtgGTGAGATGACAGGACGTTTTCCAAATTTCATATGTAAAACCTATTCGCCATTTAAGTTCGGCCTTTTTTCAGGTTCTTCGGTGACATAAACCCCAGAGGCActaagtcgaaaaaaaaagtaaaggcaAAGACGTTCATGCAAAAGTAATCGGCCTTGCAAGAAGAGTGAATCTATCACAGGCGTTATATGTGCCGTTGTTAGAAATTGATGTTTAAGTAAACTTTGGTGGTGTTACTGCAGCTTACATCACTTTTGACCAGGGGTGAAAACTCGATCAAATTTTCACATGCCTTTGATTGAGTTTCTCAAGTTCGAGTTCATTACCCTGGTCAGGGGTTTGAGTTCATGTAGTTGATAGAGTTTTTCGAAGTTCGAGTTCGCAGCCCTGCTTTTGGCTGATcgattaatttgataaaaaatgatttagctGTGTGTTGGGTGTGAAGTCtggataattttaaacaaactctGCTCCGTGATCTTCTTCAACCACAAAATTTCTGGCTTCCACTCATGACTATCAACTCCCACATTTGCAAATATATGACTCCGTCTCCTGCTCAAGACTCcttcaaaatatgaattaaaactcTTGACTCCCTGATCTTTTAAGATTTGACTGCTGCTATGCTAGCTGCTTTAGTGTAACTTTTTGtccagttttatcaattttaacattttcgaaTTCTGCTCCTAGCTCATGAGCTTTAAAAATGTCCAGTCAAACTCTATTCATAAGTGTGGATAAACTCCGACTATGATTAACTCTATAGACTCTGCAAGCTTCAAAATTTAGAACTCCCACTCATGCTCCTACCAAAATCCTCAAACTCCCGCTCTTCGACTTCACGCCCCTTGAAATCTTATCTTGCATAATTAACTTTAGAATTTGTCATCTTTGAAACTCTTGCCATAGCTACAAAATAGGTTGCATgatatttcccaaaattttcattttgaaacattataatTAAAGTAAAGTGCAAAAAATCGTGAAATTCTTACAATAGTCTCGTTATTATGTCACGTTTGCCAGCGTCTCATAGCCTGGTATccagaaatttgatttcaaaataagttTGTCAACTAAACAACCCAGTCCTAAAACGTTTTCTTGTTTGACTTTATTTGGATCTattaagataaataaatagACCTCGAAATGTATAGACCAGATTTCTAACAAGTGCCGATAGAAACTCAATTTCGATTCATTACATACAGAATTCCTATGTCCTACAAGAACTTGTGCCCTCATTTTATTGCATGGATAGCCTTCAACGTCTCCTAATAGGTATTTGACTGTAGACCatatattttcttaaatttcttTCGAAACTGTTTTACAAGCCTTAAAGGCATTCAGTGTGTATTTatggttttataaaaatatcaattgtaataaaatgattttcgtttccagaatctcgttttttttattttaactgtaaTATTCTGTGTGTTTACTGTTGTGTCGTGCCAGTAAATAGCTTTGCTACTCTCGTAGTGGTTCGGTCATCGCGGGTGAGAAATTACCATCATGCTAGTATTGTATGGTACTACTGTCGGGTAGGGTAGCTGCCATCgagatagtaattttatttactattttaaagtaaaaaatattactactgGTGGGTAGGTTTACTGCCgtcaaaaaagtagtattttttacagttttatagtaatttttgcTACCATCAATCTctgtaaatttactgaaaatactGTTCATATTACTACTGATAGGGcctgtaaatttttttacatgggACCAGTACTTttgctgccatttttttttagtaaatttggaaaaaattttttaacagtgCATGCTGCACAGCGGTCAAGCGCTGGGATACGGAAAATACTATAGCAATaagttgaaaatatataaagaaaatCCGGTCTATTCAATTATCAGTATGTAAATCGTGAGTATAACAGAAGTGAATTGATTATAAAGTCGTTTTAAAAATGGCGTGATTATGAACTTTCAGATAGTTAAAAAAACACGGGTAAAAATTTTGCCTCGTACTAGAACGCTAAGCATCAGTACTATCAGTGTGTTAGAGCTTGAATTTGTATTATCAAACTCAAATCTGTTCGAAGCTGTGGAATCGGAGAGTTTGGCATGTTTTCTTGGagttggagtcgtattttcaaattatcCGGTAATTCTAAATTCCACCGAAGTCTGGATTTTagtgaaaatttgaaacaaacaaAGAACTGGAAGTTTACGAAGTGTTCTGAACAGTGTAAAGTTCATATATATGCGTCAAAGTATATCCGATTCTTGCGGACTTCAAAGTTAGATTCCAAGTTAAAATTTTGCCTAACTCATGTATTAGAGACGGAGTCGAAGATTTTTTCTAACCGGATTTTATTGTAAACTTCTCCTATTCCATAGCCATGTTTTTTAATAATCGATATTTTTGTAAAAGATAATCGATTTGTTGCGTATGGTGCGCAATATGATGAGGCCATATAATCAGTTCGATTAATTTAGCCTCAGATGATAAATTTGGTTGTAtgtataataataacaatatcaaaTCAAAGTACCATTCAATATCAGAATTAATTTTAACATTATTACTATGAATTAATTATACTGATGTTAGGGCTGAATAATGCGATCAAAATTACGAAATGGCAATGCAATAACTCGACCAAACGGAAAAATTTGATCTTTTCCATTCGCAAAATATAGGCAGCTCGTAGTTAGAAACTGATTTAAATATAGGTTCCCGCACtccaacattttttttcttatgaATATATTGAGTCTTGCGTCCATCTTTCTCAATTAATTTATAAGAAATTGACTGGAATGAACGGCTACTTCAGTGGATACGTTAAAAGAGTCACATTTTATCCTCGCCGAGAGTAACTTCTTCCCTGCTTGTCCGTCTACGACCGCCTGCTTTGTTTGACTTACAGAAAAATTTTCCGATTTGAACGATCCACACTTTATCTGGCGGTGCAAAGAAAGCCCTGGAAAATGAAACATGTTTTTCGTGATCCGGTATTATACTTTCAACCTGGGTTCAACCTcaaagagttgaccttttgcctttattaccTAGACTAATCTTTTTACGAACTAAAGTACagattaacgatcacaaaatagagttttatttgaaagcagCGTTATTTCGTGTAAGTGCGACTTGAATTTTTTTCTCGTGATTTcgcgccgcacgaacaaaaaaaCCGTGGCCCTAATCGGTTTGGTTTACCGTCAAACGCCTAATGCATCAACCCACAATCAACAAATCTTGCGTCGTTATTATCTAACGATCGCAGAAAAATTCATCTAGGCGATGATACATTACTTACCTGTATATGAGCGCAAATACGACGCCTCCGAGGATATCACCAACCCACCAAACCCAATGATGTTTCCAAACATATCCACCCATTACAATTGCAGGTCCGATTGCTCTCGCTGCATTGAGACAACCAGCGCCAATCCATCGCCTTgtgaaaaaacaacaataattagaaaaaaatgaGAGAGTGACTCTTCATAACATAGTTCAGTAGATTCCAACAACAGATTATAACCTTCaaattcatatatttatttgcGTCATACATGAATCAATATGaagcaaaaaaacaatatatagtaaaactgaaaatattgacGTATTGCAGTTGATATGAGGTCGCAAGAGACTCACtgagtcatccagtcagcgacacTTCGATGCTGAATTACAGCAGCAAATTTAGCGACGAAGCAATCCGATGAAAAGTTATCTCAAAAATACACAATTATGGAAAAACAACAATAGATTCAAATAAATGCAATCAAAGTAGAAAAAACATTTTGgctaaaaaatatacaatatttgaTAAATGTATTGCATAAAATGCTGCGTATTGCTGCGTAGCCTATTGtgtagaaaccttgctaaaacgattaaaaacagtgaaaacccgtctaaaaacactagaaaccttgctaaaacgcttaaaaacagtgaaaatgtAGCCCATCATCCCTTTTTTTATTTGACAAGCCCCTTTTCTTTAAATTCGAAATCGCATTATCCACACATGCACACTATAATTCATGATCGTATTTCgtaaacatttttaattaaaaaaattctttggTTTAAGAATTTCAGTTGTTAAAAAGGAAGTTGTTGGAGGCATTATTCGCAGTATTTGAAGCGTACGTGGATATTCTCGCTAAAATCCGGTTACACCAAACTGCATAAAACTATACTAAACTACAACTGCCAACGAAAGCagaatatatagatatatattcaaattataagtGTATAATGTGACCCTTTGCGTTTTATTAATGTCTCAAAAGAAAGTACATGCGTTGAAAGCACTTATCccatttgttttttaataattgtgcaTTTACACTTTACTCTGATCACAAAATAATAGGCGTCGACTATGCTTCATTTATTTGATTGCCAGGAAATGCGATAGAAACAGCGTGAACGACGCAAAATATATCGCAGAAAAATGCTACCTTGAATTAGCGCAAAATATGCGAAGTTCCCTGACCAAACGCCATCTTTCAACGTAATATTGCGGTATAAATATTTTGGTGTAAAGCTTGAAACACCACACACGATTAGCTAGCTCATAGGAATGCAATTCTAAAAAGGGTCAGGTCCTTGAAAAAGTTAATTGatagattatttttattcattcacgCATAACGAGTTCaagctaaaatttaaaaaatatataataaatttatttcaacattaaaCCGGAAGCGCATGAAATATTTTAGGCTGTGTTAAAACAACATATTACCTTGGTAGAGAAAAACATCATGcatgcagtttctgttttgtaAAGATTTCATGTTTGCATTGCCTATATCGAGTAACAATACAACCGGGTTGAGGTAGCTGTTTATGGGGTTTGAAATCAAGATcgaaacaaaatgaaatagctATTCCAAAACTTCAATGCGGAGTATTTAACACATTTCGCAAATACTTGAAGGCAAAAAGAAATGTACTAACCCTCCTATTATGCCTTGAAAAACAGTCATTCCAATCGCAAAAGCTCCGGTCGCTTGATCGTATGATTTGTCCCCTACCATAACGTTGGTGAAAAAGCACATAATACCGGTAGCCATGATTTCATATGCAATAATCGCTGATATATTCGCATCGTCAGAAATCAAAAATGGACCGGGATCATCATTCTTTATCGCCTGAAATTAGATAAAATATTTTCGGTATATTGAACCGAATTTGACACATACGCGACGTATTAGATTGGGTATTAAAAGTATACATGCTTTTctgttatattttttaaaacttttatgGCTACGAAGAAATCTGGACACAGCGATACGTAGGGAAGCAAACAgtattattgaataaataaaaacggaatCTTTCTTTTATAAAAACCTGATGAGTCATCGAACTCAGTTGAACGTATAATTATGAATgtcattcatatatatatctcaaGTTATACATttgatttatgaaaaaaatttgcaacagTAAATATCGAATGCTTTAAACCTGAGCGATTACTGCCCCAAGAGCTGATCCGAGTATTTGCATAATAATGTACGGAAAGTAGAGCCACGGATTCAAGTCCCCTGATATCAGGAGACATGTTGAAATAGCTGGGTTGAAGTTGATGACGCTGAAATTATTAGACAATGATATTATTGCATCGTAATGGACGTGGATAGAAAACAGATTCTGTGGTTGCAATAGAAACTAAAATTTGCATTACTTACAAAAAAACATACAATTTTATCTACAGAGCAAAAGCACATCCTGTCCCAAAGTATAGGTACTATTGGCCAATGATGTGTACTTTTacctgaaaatattttcgaaaaaattcaattcatttgGTAATCTAAACATCAAAATACgatattttaaatgttgtaATTAATGCTGGTCAATTTACGCTAAAAATACATGTTAAAgttaaaattgtttcaaataatatatattatttccaTTCAACCGAAATGCAACAATATTGTCAGCaaatatttatatcaataaTGAGGATGTTTAGCGAATGAATAAATGATCATAAAACTATACTACTTGAGGCAGACCTATAAAAAAGTTTACACCCACCAGATTTTCCAAAATAGCACTATAAACATCCACACTGCAAAGCCTGCTTGAAAAGCGGGGACAAGAGTTGACGTCAGATATTCCACCTTCCATTCGTCGGGATGAATTGtcctaaaataataaaagtttaaTATCATACAATACAATTACATTCCAAATTTAATATCTGTTCACACAGTTAGTCTTTTGATAAATTTGACTTACAATTACTcaatgaaaatatgaataaattcaGTTCAACCATGACGAGATTTGGTATCTATAGTTTAAACTTTAAATTCTGCTTTTCACAGGGGCGCCAATGTGTATTTGTTGGTCGTGTCATTTGACTTACTGAATTGTTAcgttttgttttctttgcaGTGATATTACACACTTTGTAAAAGTCCACaggttcaatattttatttaataggGAGTTTACAATATCTGAATTGTGCAAAGcaaaatttctcaaatatatttgaataaggCAAATAATATCTGACATGTTCTCGGTCTGGTGAATAGATGGTCAGATAAAATCCGAAGCAGATGAACAAAGTATGATTAAAGCTTAGtcatcagtaaaatattttctgctTCGCTAAACTCTCTACAAAATTTACCTGTTTAAAGAAGCTACTGTTATGGTTTTCGTCGTTGACGTATACATTGATCCCCAGAAGGTGTGGAGAACCATCGTAAAAAATTCAGCAAGAAGCGGAATGATAACGTGCACAGCAATATCTCTGTAAGAtgattttctgtatttttggAGCATGTCTTTAGGCAAATTCCCCATTTTGATTTCGTATATTGTCTAGTAAAAGTAGACTAGAAATACAAGAAATTTTCGAAGTTTAGGCAAGATATCCAAAACGTTCCGATTCAAAACATAGatggaaaatgaatttttgttgtATTGGTGTCTGATGAGCTTGCAATATTGCCCTCAATATTCAGCTCATTTTGAACTCAAACTTCTCATATTTATCCAACTTTTAAAATCTGTTTCGAACATTCCATCATAATGGTTAAGATATAAAATCCAATTCCAAAGCTCCGATTATCTATACCTGAGGGATAGAACAAGGATTTGCAGAATATCAATCGGATGGATGGTACCAACTCTTTTACATTAGCTTTATACGCTTTTCGtagtttttcttttttcctTTGACATCAATAAAACCACCGTGCGTGCTGAACTGGTTCAATCTTCTTTTTAAAGAGATTAAGTATGTAATGACCATAGGTATGCTTACATTTACGTAattgcaaaaaagaaaaaaagagcCATGAAAAATAATATGCAGATTTTATATATTAGAATAAAGATTGACAATATAATATGACACGTTTACAAATAACATTTACACAATAAACTGAAATGGACAGGACTTAGTCCAGATCTTATCTCATCAAAACTGAACAGTACGTGTATAGAGAATATGCAGGCCTGCAGTGTTGTTAACCACCAAATTTCGCAACGCATCTCGAAATCTTTTGCATAATCCGAACGAAAGGGAATTTCAGCCAAACATGTTCACAAACAATGATAAATACTGTGGTCTTAATGCGTCAGGGTAATCTCTCTGATTATGTGTAGTCGATTTTGATATGaatctatattttattgtataaatGTTATTAATTGACGTTGGCTATAGGAAAATAAGATATTAAGCATTTTTACACTGTATAATATTGTTTAATAACACTgtataatattgtttattattgtggTAGATCTTTTATGTGGATTAAATCGTTTTTATCGATCCGTACCTCTCAAGTCCGTATCGGCAGCACAATGTTCGATATATTCAAGCTCGATAACGGAATTCCTCACGGTAGCGTTTTATCTCCACTTCTTTTTAATGTTATGACGAACGATTTGCCCCAGTGTGTTTCTTCAAACATAGCGCTCTTTGCGGACGACTGCAGTATTTGGGAAATTGAGTTACGTATTGATCATCTTTTTACAAAGGTCCAAACTAATCTAGACACTATTAATTACTGATGCAATGATTGGGGGTCTCGCCTCTcgaaaacaaaatcaaaatccATTCTTGTTACGAGACGAAGAAAACTGCAAcatacaatattgaaaatagaaagATCTAGTCCTAAAATTGAGTGGGACTGCAAATATCTGCGAGTCATATTCGATTCACGATTGACATACAGAAAATACATTGAATACATAGAAAAAAGATGCAGTAAAAGAGTGAATTTTGTTACGTGCACTATCGGGTACGAAATGGGGTGCAAATAATAATACCTTGCTCACAGTATATAGGCCATAGGGCAATAATAAAACCAGTCATCGAGTACGGCATGGAAGCAATTTATTTTACATCTCcgactatattgcggaaactggtaaacaaaaaatcgcatttggtgttgtttcgtcataaaaataaccagaaaaatcttttgacatatcgTTACATCATTACTTttactgaattgactagtgttttggctagctgaggcaactagaaaagttgaatgatgtgcttggcagtatAAATTTATATCTGgcttttcatatttttggtcgggaatatatgctaacaaaataggcttcatagaaaactaaaaatcgaatgaggaatctattagcctaggttggctatgcctgatatcTAAATATTATTGTTATGGCCGAACAATACAATTCCCGCCGGGTGGTGCTGctaatatgtcagaaaattcagtaattaccctcctgtatctcaaatttgtgaaattcggtaatcaatcaaaCTGCAGTTACTTCTGTACTTGTAAGTTTTTTTGtgaacatgagtttgaaaataaagatgaccaattcaaacatatttttgactgggtgtgggagggaaaataccacaatgcttgcttgacaTGTCCGCAAGgtgtgtcggtgacaatctaaTACGCCAGTTTCCCCTTATGACACTTTCTCTgttatgaaaagtttgaaatcttacactaaatgtagatatagtaagatttttgcacgttttagtttgttttattttgtggtTTTTGCACGCTTAAGcttaaaaaatgtcaaataatgatcaatgtatttgacaataaaagtgtttgttttgtattgcactgttcatATATTCTTGACATTATTGTGGCCCgctaaaaataatagtgtggcccgcgaggtcgacaaccttggaccaccctgaaatAGAGTGTTGACGAACTAGATCAACTCGACGTCATGCTCCAGTGAGCACGCGCACAACAAGGAAATTGGCGCTTTACATgacgtagcataacgattttgaTTACTTGCGGAATTCCCTGCAGCAGCAGCAGTGGAACTACTAATATAACCAGGGATTCCATCGATCTGGAACCCAAAATAAGGACGACTGGAAAAATGTctgcattgtgagcagaaatagcTGGCTTTACTATGGCCTCCAGGTTAATGTCACAATTACAGACGTCACAGTGTGCGAAGCACTCACCCTTTAAGCTTCGTTTAACTTTGAATTTATTCCCGTACTCATCACAAAAAACGTTCTTACATttgctcatttttaaatttaggctaAAATGACCACCACCACGACAAAACCTGGGATCTCGCACACTAACAATGAATGCTTCATGCCTATCTGTGCCTCGCTTCTTTGTGTTCCAAATAGGATTGTGTTGCTTTTATGAAGCTTTGGCGATGAAACAAACAACAAAAAGCTTCCTTTATGAAGTccaaataagacaaaataaggACACTCAAGCCAAAGTAATAAGCCTAAGTGATGAAGGCAAAAAATCAACTCTTGTTCcccatctctgcctgattttcttTTGAAATGCTGCAAaacactcatgttcgctaaactcggtttagcagataaataaactgcagttCACGAAATTGCAGCACGTAATGTCTACCTATATTGTTACGCAACAATAGAGGCAGACACTACACAACAGAAAGTAACCGACATAGagaggtaaaatgaatttattgattcaaataCACGGCATTTAAATCGAGAAACAATGAAACCTTTATACTAAATACAATATGAAAAgttttcaatcatattttagttatgtatAACACAATTTTGTTACTTGTCGCGGCGTACTCTTTAAAAATCACAGAATTAGGTTATATGGCGATAAATTTAACGGACTCCCCTGACTTGAGAGGACGTTCTGCTTCACAATCCATATAGCTTGAATAATATGCGTGTTAATCCATTTAAGAATATGGTGGCGGGCTGCTACACCTGCCCCTAGGTTTTGGCATCTTATCCTAGTAGTTTGAACCGTCGATTTGAACTTGCTGGCAATTGAGGTTGAACTTAGATTGAAAGTATAATAACGGATCACGAAAAAACATGTTTCGTTTTACACGGCTTTTCTTGAACCGCCAGATAGAGTGTGGATCGTTCAAATCGGAAAATTTTTCTGTAAGTCAAACAAAGCAGGCGGTCGTAGACGGACAAGTAGAGAAGAAGTTACTCTCGGCAAGGATAAAATATGATTCTTTTAACGTATCCACTGACGTAGACGTCCATTCCAGTCAATTCGTTATGAATAAAAATGGACGCAAGACTCAATATATtcataagaaaaaaaatgttggaGTGCGGGAACCTATGTTTAAATCAGTTTCTAACTACGAGCTGCCTATATTTTGCGAATGGAAAAGATCAAATTCTTCCGTTTGGTCGAGTTATTGCATTGccatttcataattttaaacGCATTACTCAGCCTTAACTTCAGTATAATTTATAgtaatattgttaaaattaattCTGATATTAAATGGTAATTTGAtttgatattgttattattatacaTAGTACATACAACCAAATTTATCATCTGAGGCTAAATTAATCGAACTGATTATATGGCCTCATCATATTGCGCACCATACGCAACAAATCGATTatcttttacaaaaaaatagatTATTAAAAAACATGGCTGTGGAATCGGGGCAGTCCACAATAAAATCCGGTTAAAAAAAATCTTCGACTCCGACTTCAATCCCTGGATTAGGCAAAATTTTAACTTGGAATCTAACTTTGAAGTCCGCAAAAATCGAATATACTTTGACGCATATATAGGAAACTTTACACTGTTTAGAACACTTCGTAAAGTTccagttttttgtttgtttcaaatttttactaAAATTCATACTTCGGAGAATTTAGAATTacagaatattttgaaaatacgactccaactCCAAGAAAACATGCCAAACTTCCCGATTCCACAGCTTCGAACAGATTTGAGTTTGATAATACAAATTCAAGCTCTAACACATTTATAATACTGATGCTTAGCGTTCTAGTACGAATCAAAATTTTTACCCCTCTGGAAGTTTATAATCACGCCATTTTTAAAACGACTTTATGGTTCATTTACTTTTGCTATCCACACGATTTACATACTAATAATTGAATAAACCGgattttctttatatatactCGACTTATTGCTATAGTATTTTCCGTATCCCAGCGCTTGACCGCTGTGCAGCATGGTGAGTAACTTAGCTATGAAACTAACACAGCTTAACAATAAAAGcctaaaatattatataaaattatgactGCTCAGTGCCCCAAGGATTGCATGACCAGGGTTTGATTAACTCGTGGACCGACTCTGACTCGTAAGCCGGCCTCTCAACGCCAACGTTATTGAAGAGACATCGAAAAATCTCTATTTGTTCGCCGATCTGACTAGTAAAATATATAGGACTTTACTTCCCGCAGATAAAATACCATAGTTACGAGATTATAGCTTATTTAGTTTCGTTCTCTTTCAAACGTTAAACTGTGCCCCGTGGCCGCGAGTATGCCCCCAGCGAAGGTATAATCTTTGATTGGAAAACAATTCTATTTGTCTTTACGACATCGGATATATGTCGATATCATTTATGAATGTTCGCACAAAACATATGCACAGttggaaatttattattgtcggGATAATAAAATCAAGATATTATAATGGATATGCAAATTTCGAACATATATGCAATCTGTCGCTGCTTTAACTATTCATTTAATTCTAATGCATTTAACATTACTTACCCCCACAAGAGAAAGCATTTCAAAGCAAGAATTCCAATCGCTAGGAAGTAGATGATCGCCGACGGATAACATCTCATTTGGATATGCGAGAGCTTTAAATTGAGTCGAAATGAGCGTTTGAAACATATCAAAACTAACTTGGGCAAGCTTAATGCTATTACTTTATCAGTCAAAGCAGCTTCTCGTGGGCACCTTCCTGCAAATACCCAAGATACCACCACGGATTGAATGCCCGGAAATACTGGTTGAGTAAGCATCATTAAGGCCAAATTAGCATCGAAGTTTTTGATGATGTTGAGATTTATCTATATTACTGTAAATAGGCTATtatagattcagatatttattttttgtcgtgcaaaaacattgtacatttaaataaatggtaaaaattaaataaaatcattgagcaaaaaaagtacaatatttgAACTGCAATAGACGAGGGTTCGCGAAGAGATTATCAAAAGTAATCATGTCAGCGACACCATTATAGAAGCAGATTAGGTCAAACAATACtgaaaaaaacagcaaaaataatgaaaacaatttgGGAACTAAAATGTACGTGAGAACGGAAGATTCAATAAATAGAGTATTGACGAACTAGATCAACTCGACCTCATGCTCCAGCGAGCACGCCCACAACAATTTTGATTACTTGGAGAATTCCCTGCAGCAGCAGTGGAactactaatatatatataataaatgatttactgtatgtgtgaaaaaaagacataatcaatttattttggGTTGCAAAGAGTATACCACAGTATTGAAGagcgaatatataataatacaaaGATGGTGATAgcatattatgaaaatataaacaaataaagaTAACACACATTATTGAAAAAGTGAGTTAAAAACAGTCTAAGATACATTCCAATTCTGCCAGACTACTGACAGATATATGAATCTAGGTAAAAAACATTTTAGCgcttttttgaatgaattataacTTTTAGAGCGATGTGTCTGGGAGCGTATTACAAAGTTTCACATCGATGAAGATAACAGAGCTCTGTGAACGATTGGTAGGAAAAGCGAGGCACATAGTAAGAGCTATTGGCAGCGGAACGAGTTGAATAAGTGTGAACACA from Styela clava chromosome 12, kaStyClav1.hap1.2, whole genome shotgun sequence includes the following:
- the LOC120330324 gene encoding aquaporin-8-like, translated to MGNLPKDMLQKYRKSSYRDIAVHVIIPLLAEFFTMVLHTFWGSMYTSTTKTITVASLNRTIHPDEWKVEYLTSTLVPAFQAGFAVWMFIVLFWKICVINFNPAISTCLLISGDLNPWLYFPYIIMQILGSALGAVIAQAIKNDDPGPFLISDDANISAIIAYEIMATGIMCFFTNVMVGDKSYDQATGAFAIGMTVFQGIIGGRWIGAGCLNAARAIGPAIVMGGYVWKHHWVWWVGDILGGVVFALIYRAFFAPPDKVWIVQIGKFFCKSNKAGGRRRTSREEVTLGEDKM